Proteins co-encoded in one Malus domestica chromosome 09, GDT2T_hap1 genomic window:
- the LOC103411632 gene encoding jacalin-related lectin 19-like isoform X2, translating into MEVGPWGGNGGTPWDDGIYNGVREITLVYGECIDSITVVYDKNGKPFKAEMHGGHGGTQTAEIKLLYPDEYIVSVTGHYCTMVDAGIYSPIIRSLKFQSNRRTFGPFGRDQGTPFTYTLDGGKIVGLKGRDGLYIDAIGFHVSPAPARLSVRVQKSFRRLGCSVTCGAQINCND; encoded by the exons ATGGAAGTAGGACCATGGGGAGGAAATGGTGGAACTCCTTGGGACGACGGCATCTACAATGGCGTGAGAGAAATCACGCTTGTTTATGGCGAATGCATCGACTCCATCACCGTGGTGTATGATAAAAACGGCAAGCCCTTCAAAGCTGAAATGCATGGAGGTCACGGAGGCACTCAAACCGCGGAG ATAAAGCTGCTGTACCCCGATGAGTACATAGTCAGTGTGACCGGGCACTATTGTACGATGGTGGATGCCGGCATCTATTCCCCTATCATCCGTTCGCTTAAATTTCAGAGCAATCGAAGAACATTCGGACCATTTGGAAGGGATCAAGGCACACCGTTTACTTACACTCTGGATGGAGGCAAAATTGTTGGCTTGAAGGGAAGAGATGGTTTATACATAGATGCCATTGGATTTCATGTATCCCCTGCCCCAGCAAGACTCTCTGTCAGAGTTCAGAAGAGTTTCAGAAGGCTCGGGTGCTCGGTTACCTGCGGAGCCCAGATAAACTGCAACGACTAG
- the LOC103411632 gene encoding jacalin-related lectin 19-like isoform X1 → MVPLNTKEDGKEQAGGKRKIMEVGPWGGNGGTPWDDGIYNGVREITLVYGECIDSITVVYDKNGKPFKAEMHGGHGGTQTAEIKLLYPDEYIVSVTGHYCTMVDAGIYSPIIRSLKFQSNRRTFGPFGRDQGTPFTYTLDGGKIVGLKGRDGLYIDAIGFHVSPAPARLSVRVQKSFRRLGCSVTCGAQINCND, encoded by the exons GAAGATGGCAAGGAGCAAGCAGGCGGGAAGAGGAAGATCATGGAAGTAGGACCATGGGGAGGAAATGGTGGAACTCCTTGGGACGACGGCATCTACAATGGCGTGAGAGAAATCACGCTTGTTTATGGCGAATGCATCGACTCCATCACCGTGGTGTATGATAAAAACGGCAAGCCCTTCAAAGCTGAAATGCATGGAGGTCACGGAGGCACTCAAACCGCGGAG ATAAAGCTGCTGTACCCCGATGAGTACATAGTCAGTGTGACCGGGCACTATTGTACGATGGTGGATGCCGGCATCTATTCCCCTATCATCCGTTCGCTTAAATTTCAGAGCAATCGAAGAACATTCGGACCATTTGGAAGGGATCAAGGCACACCGTTTACTTACACTCTGGATGGAGGCAAAATTGTTGGCTTGAAGGGAAGAGATGGTTTATACATAGATGCCATTGGATTTCATGTATCCCCTGCCCCAGCAAGACTCTCTGTCAGAGTTCAGAAGAGTTTCAGAAGGCTCGGGTGCTCGGTTACCTGCGGAGCCCAGATAAACTGCAACGACTAG